Proteins found in one Pseudomonadales bacterium genomic segment:
- a CDS encoding FAD-binding oxidoreductase — MRTEHTGSYYAASRHDKTDRPRLREHIDADVCVIGAGYTGISSALHLAESGFKVVVLEAARIGFGASGRNGGQLVNSYSRDIDVITRSYGEQTGNAFGA, encoded by the coding sequence ATGCGCACCGAACACACCGGCTCTTATTACGCAGCCAGCCGCCACGATAAGACTGATAGACCACGCCTGCGTGAACACATTGATGCCGACGTTTGCGTTATTGGGGCGGGCTATACCGGTATTTCAAGTGCGCTACATTTAGCCGAGTCAGGCTTTAAAGTGGTAGTGCTGGAAGCGGCCCGTATCGGTTTTGGTGCCAGCGGGCGCAACGGTGGCCAATTGGTCAATAGCTACAGCCGCGATATCGATGTGATTACCCGCAGCTATGGTGAGCAGACTGGAAATGCGTTTGGCGC
- a CDS encoding cupin domain-containing protein, whose product MSLDLIQDLNTQSVQAETYLPDAEKIKQGSPEQNVWNLFSSKDEKFHAGVWDAQAGAWTVSYDEDEFCYILAGESIIHDEMGQTKTVKAGDYFTVAAGFKGTWEVPEYCKKIYVIYEA is encoded by the coding sequence ATGTCCTTAGATTTAATTCAAGATTTAAACACGCAGTCGGTGCAAGCCGAAACCTACTTGCCCGATGCTGAAAAAATCAAGCAAGGCTCGCCTGAGCAAAATGTATGGAATCTGTTCTCATCCAAAGATGAGAAATTCCATGCAGGCGTTTGGGATGCCCAAGCAGGGGCTTGGACCGTCAGTTATGATGAGGATGAGTTTTGCTATATTTTAGCTGGCGAGTCGATCATCCATGATGAAATGGGGCAGACGAAAACCGTTAAAGCCGGCGATTATTTTACCGTAGCTGCGGGTTTTAAGGGGACTTGGGAAGTGCCCGAATATTGTAAAAAAATCTACGTGATCTACGAGGCATAA